The nucleotide sequence CATGCAGGATGGGGCGCGGGAAGCCCAACAACCGGGCGCTCCACGGCCAGAGGTGGATCGGGTTGAAGTCTCCAGAGGCACGGGCGTAGGTCAGCCCGGCGCTCGCCGGCAGATCCCAGGAGGCGACATCCCGCCACGCCGCGTCTGCCGCCTCGCCCGCCTCCGCCCGCTCCGGGTTGGCGCTCCGCGTGCCACTGCGCGGCGTCCCCAGCGGGGCCTCGGCGCCGCGAATCAGCAGGGACGTACGGTTCTCCTGTGCGAGCTGTCCCGCCGCGCTCCAGCTTCGGCAGCGGAGCTGCAGGACAAGCCCGCGGGAGTGTCCCTCCAGGCCGTCCAGCTCGACCCGGCAGCGCACGCGATCTTCCCGGCGGAGCGGCCTCACCACCACCAGCTCGCCGCCCAGGTGCACCAGTCCGCGCTTCGGTAGCGGCAGCCCATCGTGAGCCAGCAGCTCCAGCACCAGGGCCGTCTCCCATATTGCGCTGATGGTAGGGGGTAGGAGAGGGGAATCCCTCCAGAGATCCGCTCCGCGGGTGGCCGCGAGATAGCGCTGAAGCCGCGAGCTGGGAAGCAAGAGAGCCTGATGCTCCACCGCTATCTTGCGCGAAGGAACGCTCGCCCTGGGTCGTCCCCGTTCTCCCCTGCGGCGGATCCCGACCAGCGCTAGCCGCAGCGCTGCATTGAGGTGCGACGGCGTGCGAGTCGACATCAGCCCTCGGCCCTGAGTACCTGCACCGCAAGCTTTCGCTCGCGAGGACCGTCCCATTCGCAGAGGTAGATCCCCTGCCAGGTGCCCAGCACAAGCTCCCCTTCGCTCACGATCACGGTCAGCGACGGTCCGAAGAGACTCGTCTTCAGGTGACTGTCGCTGTTCCCCTCCGCATGCCGGTAGTAGTCCTCCCGCTTCGGGACCAGCCGTTCGACCTTCGCCACCAGGTCCCGCACCACATCCGGGTCGGCGTTCTCGTTGATGGTGAGCCCGGCCGTGGTGTGCAGGCTCTGGATGACGACCACGCCCTCACGAACCCCCGACGCACGGACCGCGCTAGCGACCTCGTCCGTGACTTCTACCAGCTCGCACCGGGTGCGGGTGCGAACGCGAATGATGTTCATAGCTGCGATCCAAGCTCGTCGAGAAAGCTCCGAAGCGCCGCGGCCACCGCATCGGGCTTCTCTGCCGCAGCCATGTGCCCCGCCCCGGGAATGATCTCCAGCCTCCCACCCGAGGCCTGCGCGATCGCCCTCGACTCCTCGACAGGGGTGATGCCGTCCTCCTCCCCCACGATCACCAGCACCGGAACACCTAGCTGCCGCAGCAGGGCGCCCGAGTCCGGCCGTGCGGCCATCCCTCGCAGGGCCGCCATCACGCCGCGAGGGGAGGTGGCCGCCATCCGCTCGCGCCAGCGCTGCTTCAGCTCCTCCGGAGCGCCGGGAGCGAACAGCTTCCCGACCATCTCGTCGGCGACGAAGCCCGTCCCCTCGCGCAGCACGCGCTCCGCCGTCCGATGGCGGGCTACTGCCGCTTCGTCGCTGTCGGCGGCGGTGCGGCTATCCACGAGCACCAGGGCACGCACTCTCTGCGGATACTTGCGCGCGAAGGCCAGGCTCACATATCCGCCCATCGACATGCCTACCAGCACCACCGGCCGATCCTCGTCGGCCGCCGCGAGCACCTCCAGCACATCGTCCGCCATCTCCTCCATCGAGGCGGTGTCCCCTGCCTCGCTGCGGCCATGCCCTCGCAGGTCCGGGACGATGAGGCGGTACGCGTCGGACAGATGCCCCACCACATCGTCCCACAGGTGACTGGACAGGGGATAGCCATGGAGAAGGAGGACTGGGGGACCGTCTCCCAGGACCTCGAAGTGGATGCGCAGACCCGCCGACCTGGTCTCCATCTTCGTTCGTTCCGAATCGGGTGAGGAGGGATGGCCCGAGCGCGGGTGAAAGAGCCGTGCCGTCGGTTGCCGGGCAACGAGCCCCCCATATCTTAACGGCGTTTGGAATGCCTCGTGCAAGCGGCGGGATCTTTTCGCATACCGAATGTCATCGATGAAGCAGTCGCGTCCCGATCGAAAGAGCACCCTCAACGTATCCGCCAGGACGGGCACGCACACCGAAGACGAGCGGCTGCTCGCGACTCGTCCCACGGAAGTCGACTTCACGCACACCGATCCGTGGCGCGTCTTCCGTATCATGGGCGAGTTCGTGGAGGGTTTCGACACCCTGGCGAAGATCGGGCCGGCGGTCGCCATCTTCGGCTCGGCGCGCATACCCTTCGGCCACCCGCAGTACGAGATGGCGAGAGAGGCCGCCCGACTGGTCGCCGAGGCCGGGTACGCGGTGATTACCGGCGGCGGCCCCGGGGTCATGGAGGCGGCGAACCGCGGGGCCGTGGAAGGTGGAGGGCTCTCCATCGGCTGCAACATCGAGCTTCCGTTCGAGCAGGGGATCAACCGCTATGTGGAAATACCGATCAATTTCCACTACTTCTTCGTGCGGAAGACGATGTTCGTGAAGTACTCCGAAGCCTTCATCATCCTCCCCGGGGGCTTCGGAACCATGGACGAGCTGTTCGAGGCCCTCACCCTGGTCCAGACGGGGAAGATCCGTGACTTCCCTGTGATCCTTCTCGGCAGCTCGTACTGGAAAGGATTGCTCGACTGGATCCGCAACGTGATGCTGCACGAGGGCAAGATCTCACCCGACGACCTCGAGCTCCTCGTAGTCACGGACTCGCCTCAGCACGCGGTCGACGTGATCCTCGAGGCCAGAAGAGGACGGGTGCAGGAAGAGGAGCCTGCCAGCCCCGAAAAGCACGACGCCCAGTAGGGTCGAGGCATCCTCCGGACGACGAGACCCCTTACGGCACACTTTCGATCGAACAACGAATAGCCATGTCCACGCCCATTCGCGACTTCATCCGCCACCACTTCCGACACTTCAATGCCGCTTCGCTGGTGGAGGCCGCAGAAGGATGGAAGCGTCACCTGGAGGGGGGCGGCAGCATGATGGTGACGGTGGCCGGCGCGATGAGCACCGCGGAGCTCGGGGTCTCCCTCGCGGAGATGATCCGGACGGGGAAGGTCCACGCGATCACCACCACAGGGGCCAACCTCGAGGAGGACATCTTCAACCTGGTGGCGCACGAGCACTATGAGCGCATCCCTAACTGGCGCGGCCTGACCGCCGAGGATGAGCACGCACTTCTGCAGCGCCACATGAACCGGGTGACGGACACATGCATACCGGAGCACGAGGCGATGCGGAAGATCGAGGCCGTCGTGCTGGAGGAGTGGCTGGCGGCGGATCGGGCCGGGGAGCGCTACTTCCCCCACGAGTTCATGTACCGTGTGGTGAGGAGCGGCAAGCTCGACGGCGAATACCAGATCGATCCGAAGGATTCGTGGGTGCTCGCCGCGGCGGAGAAGGATCTGCCGATCTTCGTGCCCGGCTGGGAGGACTCGACCCTGGGGAACATGTACGCCGCGCACGTCATCAACGGCGACGTGAAGAACGTGCACACCGTGCGCACGGGTATCGAGTACATGATGCGTTTGGCGGACTGGTATATGGAGACGGCGCCGCGCAGCTCGGTCGGCTTCTTCCAGATCGGTGGCGGCATCGCCGGCGACTTCCCCATCTGCGTGGTGCCGATGCTCGAGCAGGACCTCCAGCGCGAGTCGGTCCCGCTCTGGGGGTACTTCTGTCAAATCTCCGACTCGACTACCAGCTACGGCTCCTACTCCGGCGCCGTGCCCAACGAGAAGATCACCTGGGGCAAGCTCGGGGTCGACACCCCGAAATACATGATCGAATCCGACGCATCCATCGTCGCCCCGCTGATCTTCGCCTATGTGCTGGGGTGGTGAGTGGCGCCATGCCTACCGCACTGCCCGCCGGCCGGCCCAGCTCGACCCGCGGCCGGTAACGCTATTGCTGAAAGGATCGCGGATGAACCGCTGCCGTCGTTCTGAGCATGCATGAGCCCTCTGCGATGACGTCCGACGCTCGAACCGAGCTCGACCTGCTCATCTCGACTCGGCGCGACCTGCATCGCCATCCAGAGGTCGGCTACGAGGAGCGGCGCACTGCCGGTATCGTCGCGGACCGGCTCCGCGCGGCGGGGTGGGAGGTGCAGGAGGGCGTTGCGGTGACGGGCGTGGTAGGCACGCTGCGCGGCGGTGCGGGCGAGGGCCCGACCCTGATGCTGCGGGCGGACATGGACGCCCTGCCCATCCAGGAAGAGGCCGCGCACGAATACGCCTCCCTCAACCCCGGGCGTATGCACGCCTGCGGGCACGACGCCCACGTCGCGATCGGCCTGGCCGTCGCCGAGCGACTCGCCCGGCGCCGCGACGAGTGGAGGGGAACCGTCCGCTACGTGTTCCAGCCGGCGGAGGAGGGCGGGTTCGGCGCGCTCCGCATGATCGAGGAGGGGGTGCTGGAGGGGGTGGACGCCGCCCTCGGGCTCCACGTCTGGATGGACCTGGAAGCCGGCACCGTCGGCGTGGTCGAGGGCCCGATGATGGCCGGCTCGCGCGAATTCCGCATCGAGGTGCGCGGGCGCGGCGGTCACGGCGCCATTCCGCACGAAACGGTAGACGCGGTGATGGTCGCCAGCCAGATCGTCGTCGCCGCCCAGACTATCGTTTCGCGCAATACCTCCCCTCTCGAGACCGCGGTGCTCACCGTAGGCGCTTTCCGCGCTGGAGACAGCCCCAACATCATCGCCGACGTGGCGGTGTTGGAAGGAACGCTGCGCGGCTACAGTACCGAGCTGCTCCGCCGCATGCAGGCACGTCTGGTGGAGCTCGCAAACGGCGTCGCCGCGGCCTTCGGCGCCACCGTCGACGTCAGCTTCGGCAAGCTGCCCTACCCGCCCACCATCAACGATCCCCGGATGGTGTCGCTGGTCGTTTCCGCGGCCAGCCGCTTCCTCTCCCCCCAGCAGATCCGCCTCGATCCGGAAGTGCGGACCATGGCCGCCGAGGACTTTGCGGAGTACGGCCTGCGTGTGCCTGCCTGCTACTTCTTCCTCGGCATCCGCGATGAGGCGGCCGGCATCGTGCATCCCCATCACTCTCCCCGGTTCGACGTCAGCGAATCCGTCCTCCCCCTGGGAGTCGACATCCTCGAGGCGGCGGCGGTCTCCTATCTGAACGCCTCCGACTGAAGGCGCATGTTCGTAGTCGACAAGCTGATCCTGCTCGCGGGCATCCTCGTGCTCGTGGCCATCGTGTCGAGCAAGTTCTCGTCACGTATGGGGTTGCCGGTGCTTGTCCTGTTCCTGGGATTGGGGATGCTGGCGGGGGAGGAGGGGATCGGCAGGATCGCCTTCGAGGATTATCCTCTCGCTCACGGCGTCGGCACCCTCGCGCTGGCCGTCATCCTCTTCGACGGCGGTCTGCGCACGCCGCTCTCCAGCTTTCGTCGGGTCCTGGGTCCCGCCATGGTGCTCGCCACCGCCGGGGTCGTGGTCACCGCCGCCATCACCGGCCTGGCCGCCGCTCTGATTCTGGGCATTCCGCTGCTGCACGGGCTTCTTCTCGGCAGCATCGTGGGATCCACCGACGCGGCGGTAGTCTTCTCGCTGCTCCGCGGCAGAAGCGTGAACCTGGACGAACGGCTCAGCGCCACGCTGGAGGTGGAGAGCGCCTCCAACGACCCGATGGCCGTCTTTCTGACCATCGGCGTCGCGCAGATCATCCTGGGAGACCTCGAACCCGGGCTGGCGATCCTCGGCTTCCTCGCGATGCAGGCAGGGGTCGGCGCGTTGGCGGGCATCGCGGTGGGACGCCTGTCGGTCTTCCTGATCAACCGCATCAACCTCGATGCGGCGGGGCTCTACCCCATCCTCACCGCGGGCTGCGGGCTCCTTGCTTACGGCCTGGCGGCATCGCTCGGAGGCAGCGGCTTCCTCTCCGTGTACATCGCGGGGATCGCGCTGGGAAACGCCGAGATCGTCTTCCAGCGCGGCATCCTGCGCTTCATGGACGGGATGGCGTGGCTCGGTCAGATCGTAATGTTCATCGTGCTCGGACTCCTCAGCACTCCGAGCCACATTCTCAGGGTCACCGGTGGCGGATTGCTGGTCTCCGCGGCCCTCATATTCCTCGCCCGCCCCGTGGCCGTCTTCCTCCTCCTCGCTCCCTTCCGTTACGCCTTCAAGGAGTTGCTGCTGATCTCCTGGGTCGGGCTGAAGGGATCGGTACCGATTGTGCTCGCGAGCTACCCGCTCATGATGGGGGTGCCCGGCTCCGTGCTCCTGTTCAACGTCGTTTTCTTCGTGGTGCTGGTCTCCGCCATGACACAGGGGGGAACGCTTCCACGTCTGTCACGATGGCTGGGGCTGGCGAGGCCGCTGGAGCCCGAGCCGCCCATGACGCTGGAGGTGACGTCTCTCCGGCACGTCGACGGCGACATCGTCGAATACCGCGTCACCCCCGATTCCCGCGCCGCGAACAAGCTGGTGCGTGACCTGGGCCTCCCCGAAGGAGTCGTGGTTTCGATGATCGCCAGACAGCAGCGGATCCTGCCCCCGCGCGGCAGCACACAGGTGCTGCCGGGGGATTACGTTTTCCTGGTGATGCGCCCCGGCGTGCGACCGCTGGTAGACAGGGTCTTCGGCCCGCAGGGCCCGCCGGAGGAGATGGAACCGCGCATCGAGTTCCCCCTTGCCGCAGAGACCACGGTCGGCGAGCTCGAGGACTACTACGGCGTCCGCATCGACAGCCCGCCCGAGACGACCCTCGGCGCGCTCGTGGAGCAGAGCATTGCGCCGCGACCGGTAAGCGTGGGCAGCTCACTTGCTCTGGAAGGGGTGGTGCTCCACGTGCGCGAGGTGGCGGAGGGAAAGGTCGTCCAGATCGGACTGGAGATCCTCATGTCGGAAGGAGGGTCTGCCGATGAGCCGGCAGGCCTGGACGAGAGCCCGGGTGAGCCGGCCGCATGAAGCGCTGGAGCTACGAAGGGCGGTGGGGCCTGATCACCGGTGCGTCAGCCGGTCTGGGGGCGGAGTTCGCCCGCCAGCTGGCGACCAGACGAATGTCGCTGGTGCTCTCAGCGAGGCGCGTCGAGCGGCTGGAGCAGTTGGCCTCCGAGCTGCGCGAGCGCCACGACGTCGAGGTGATCGTCGTGCCGGCCGATCTCTCCCGCGAACGCGAAGCGATACGCCTCTGGACTGCCGCCTCCGCTGAGCGGAGCATCGACCTGCTGGTCAACAACGCCGGTTTCGGCGCCCAGGGGCGATTCGACGAGGTGCCGGTCGAGCGCCTGGCGGACATGGTGCGGCTCAACTGCATCGCCGTCCTGGAACTGGCGCACGCAGCCGTGCGCGAGATGCGCAACCGTGGCGACGGAGGGATCATCAACGTCGCCTCGCTGGCCGCCTTTCAGCCGGTTCCCCGACTTGCCACCTACGCAGCCACGAAGGCATTCGTGCTCTCGCTCTCGCAGGCGCTCTGGGCGGAGAACCGCGATGCCGGCGTGCGGGTGGTGGCGCTCTGCCCCGGTCGCACGCCGACCGAGTTCCAGGGAGTGGCCGGCACCGGCGATCCGCGGGGGAGCTTTGGCGTGCTCGAACCCGAGGCCGTAGTACGGTCCGCGCTCGCGGCGCTCGAAAGAGGGAAGATCTCGGTGGTACCCGGGCTCGAGAACCGGCTCGCTTCCGTTGCCGGCAGGTTGGTTCCCCGCACTCTCCTTACCGGTGTGCTGGGGCCGATCATCGAGCGCCGGTCCCAGCGGGGTCGGAAGGAATGGTGACGGATATCGATGCCATCCGCTGACGCTTGCTCAGAGCAGCGCGAGCGCCATCCAGAAGAGCAGCGCGAGTGCACTGCCGATTCCCAGCGTCACCACGAGGACCCGGCCGGTCGGCCCGGCGGGGCCCGGGGTGTGCAGGTCCCTCACGGCAACCTGCCGACGGCGCTCAATTCCGGGATTCAGCACCTTGCGCACTTCAGCTTCCAGCTCTTCCTCGAAGGGATCGATTTCCGGGGTCGACATCTCAGACCGCGGGCGGCGGTGAAGTCGGCTCCGGCGGGCGCACCGGCTCGCTCGCCGGATGGGTGAGCGGCTCCCCCGGCGTTGGACCCGCTTCGGCGGCTCGCTGGGCCGCGCGCTCCGCCACCTGCTGTTGGAGCTCCGCTCCCTTTTCGATTCCCTTCTCCACCGCGATCTTGCCGATCCTCAACGACTCTTCGGCTACCTTGCGGCTGCCTTCCGCGACTTTGCGACCGCTCTCCGCAAGCTTGCGGCTTCCCTGTGACAGGATCTGCTTGAGGTGTTCGGCGTCCTCGCTGTGGAAGTCCTTCAGGTTCTCCAGCGCATCCGCGTTGTCCACATCGAAGTACGGCGCACTGCGGAAGCCGAGCTGACGCGCATAGAGACTCACCGGCAGCTGGCCGAGCGTGGTGTTGTAGCGTTTCACCTCCGCATTGTACGTTTCCCGCTTCGTCTGCAGGTCCGTCTCGATCCGGTCGAGCTGCTCCATGAGCTGCTGGAACGTCGCATTCGCCTTGAGATCGGGATACTGATTCGCCAGCTTCATTACCTGGTTGATCGCCCCGGCGGCCGCCGCCCCCGCGCCCACCGAGATCTCGTCCCCGCTGCTCGCCACGGAGATGTGGGTAAGCTTCTCGTGATCGGCATATCCCCGAGCAATGTCGATCAGCTTATTGGTGAGATCGATCCGCTTCTTCATCGCGGCCATCACGTTGGCGTGCGCTTCGCGGACCGCCTGCGCCAGCCGCTGCAACCCGTTGTACTGTTTGATTACGAAGAAGAGCACCACCGCGACGATGAGCAGCAGCAGGAACATGTTCACTCCTTGGGTTGTTTCGGCAGCACGATTGCAGGATGGTCGGGACAACCGGTGGAAGGCACCGGTCGCCTGCGGGGTTGAGAGGAGCGTCGGGGTGGAAGAAGGTTGGATGTCGCCCGGCACGATGCGATGTTCCCGCACCACCCGTCAAGCAAACTTTTGATTACCGGGCGACGGTCGTCCACCGGCCGCCAGCATGCTGCCTTCCCCACGCGAGTCGCCGCATGACCTTCCGACAAACGCCTCCCGAGCTCGGCAACGAATT is from Longimicrobiaceae bacterium and encodes:
- a CDS encoding potassium/proton antiporter; amino-acid sequence: MFVVDKLILLAGILVLVAIVSSKFSSRMGLPVLVLFLGLGMLAGEEGIGRIAFEDYPLAHGVGTLALAVILFDGGLRTPLSSFRRVLGPAMVLATAGVVVTAAITGLAAALILGIPLLHGLLLGSIVGSTDAAVVFSLLRGRSVNLDERLSATLEVESASNDPMAVFLTIGVAQIILGDLEPGLAILGFLAMQAGVGALAGIAVGRLSVFLINRINLDAAGLYPILTAGCGLLAYGLAASLGGSGFLSVYIAGIALGNAEIVFQRGILRFMDGMAWLGQIVMFIVLGLLSTPSHILRVTGGGLLVSAALIFLARPVAVFLLLAPFRYAFKELLLISWVGLKGSVPIVLASYPLMMGVPGSVLLFNVVFFVVLVSAMTQGGTLPRLSRWLGLARPLEPEPPMTLEVTSLRHVDGDIVEYRVTPDSRAANKLVRDLGLPEGVVVSMIARQQRILPPRGSTQVLPGDYVFLVMRPGVRPLVDRVFGPQGPPEEMEPRIEFPLAAETTVGELEDYYGVRIDSPPETTLGALVEQSIAPRPVSVGSSLALEGVVLHVREVAEGKVVQIGLEILMSEGGSADEPAGLDESPGEPAA
- a CDS encoding alpha/beta fold hydrolase, with product METRSAGLRIHFEVLGDGPPVLLLHGYPLSSHLWDDVVGHLSDAYRLIVPDLRGHGRSEAGDTASMEEMADDVLEVLAAADEDRPVVLVGMSMGGYVSLAFARKYPQRVRALVLVDSRTAADSDEAAVARHRTAERVLREGTGFVADEMVGKLFAPGAPEELKQRWRERMAATSPRGVMAALRGMAARPDSGALLRQLGVPVLVIVGEEDGITPVEESRAIAQASGGRLEIIPGAGHMAAAEKPDAVAAALRSFLDELGSQL
- a CDS encoding secondary thiamine-phosphate synthase enzyme YjbQ, whose amino-acid sequence is MNIIRVRTRTRCELVEVTDEVASAVRASGVREGVVVIQSLHTTAGLTINENADPDVVRDLVAKVERLVPKREDYYRHAEGNSDSHLKTSLFGPSLTVIVSEGELVLGTWQGIYLCEWDGPRERKLAVQVLRAEG
- a CDS encoding TIGR00730 family Rossman fold protein; the protein is MKQSRPDRKSTLNVSARTGTHTEDERLLATRPTEVDFTHTDPWRVFRIMGEFVEGFDTLAKIGPAVAIFGSARIPFGHPQYEMAREAARLVAEAGYAVITGGGPGVMEAANRGAVEGGGLSIGCNIELPFEQGINRYVEIPINFHYFFVRKTMFVKYSEAFIILPGGFGTMDELFEALTLVQTGKIRDFPVILLGSSYWKGLLDWIRNVMLHEGKISPDDLELLVVTDSPQHAVDVILEARRGRVQEEEPASPEKHDAQ
- a CDS encoding MaoC/PaaZ C-terminal domain-containing protein translates to MSTRTPSHLNAALRLALVGIRRRGERGRPRASVPSRKIAVEHQALLLPSSRLQRYLAATRGADLWRDSPLLPPTISAIWETALVLELLAHDGLPLPKRGLVHLGGELVVVRPLRREDRVRCRVELDGLEGHSRGLVLQLRCRSWSAAGQLAQENRTSLLIRGAEAPLGTPRSGTRSANPERAEAGEAADAAWRDVASWDLPASAGLTYARASGDFNPIHLWPWSARLLGFPRPILHGHCALAMVAHEMMRATGRDTRRLQARFRAPLELPARVRLQTRAGNASGAAPLRLVDATGASKPFLEGEWVGADRSAC
- a CDS encoding SDR family oxidoreductase — protein: MKRWSYEGRWGLITGASAGLGAEFARQLATRRMSLVLSARRVERLEQLASELRERHDVEVIVVPADLSREREAIRLWTAASAERSIDLLVNNAGFGAQGRFDEVPVERLADMVRLNCIAVLELAHAAVREMRNRGDGGIINVASLAAFQPVPRLATYAATKAFVLSLSQALWAENRDAGVRVVALCPGRTPTEFQGVAGTGDPRGSFGVLEPEAVVRSALAALERGKISVVPGLENRLASVAGRLVPRTLLTGVLGPIIERRSQRGRKEW
- a CDS encoding LemA family protein, which encodes MFLLLLIVAVVLFFVIKQYNGLQRLAQAVREAHANVMAAMKKRIDLTNKLIDIARGYADHEKLTHISVASSGDEISVGAGAAAAGAINQVMKLANQYPDLKANATFQQLMEQLDRIETDLQTKRETYNAEVKRYNTTLGQLPVSLYARQLGFRSAPYFDVDNADALENLKDFHSEDAEHLKQILSQGSRKLAESGRKVAEGSRKVAEESLRIGKIAVEKGIEKGAELQQQVAERAAQRAAEAGPTPGEPLTHPASEPVRPPEPTSPPPAV
- a CDS encoding deoxyhypusine synthase family protein, whose protein sequence is MSTPIRDFIRHHFRHFNAASLVEAAEGWKRHLEGGGSMMVTVAGAMSTAELGVSLAEMIRTGKVHAITTTGANLEEDIFNLVAHEHYERIPNWRGLTAEDEHALLQRHMNRVTDTCIPEHEAMRKIEAVVLEEWLAADRAGERYFPHEFMYRVVRSGKLDGEYQIDPKDSWVLAAAEKDLPIFVPGWEDSTLGNMYAAHVINGDVKNVHTVRTGIEYMMRLADWYMETAPRSSVGFFQIGGGIAGDFPICVVPMLEQDLQRESVPLWGYFCQISDSTTSYGSYSGAVPNEKITWGKLGVDTPKYMIESDASIVAPLIFAYVLGW
- a CDS encoding amidohydrolase gives rise to the protein MTSDARTELDLLISTRRDLHRHPEVGYEERRTAGIVADRLRAAGWEVQEGVAVTGVVGTLRGGAGEGPTLMLRADMDALPIQEEAAHEYASLNPGRMHACGHDAHVAIGLAVAERLARRRDEWRGTVRYVFQPAEEGGFGALRMIEEGVLEGVDAALGLHVWMDLEAGTVGVVEGPMMAGSREFRIEVRGRGGHGAIPHETVDAVMVASQIVVAAQTIVSRNTSPLETAVLTVGAFRAGDSPNIIADVAVLEGTLRGYSTELLRRMQARLVELANGVAAAFGATVDVSFGKLPYPPTINDPRMVSLVVSAASRFLSPQQIRLDPEVRTMAAEDFAEYGLRVPACYFFLGIRDEAAGIVHPHHSPRFDVSESVLPLGVDILEAAAVSYLNASD